The genomic window GTGCGGTACGCCGACCCGCTGCGCGAGCAGCACGTGCTCGCGGGTCTGCGGCATCGCCCCGTCCTGCGCCGACACCACGAGGATCGCACCGTCCACCTGCGCCGCCCCCGTGATCATGTTCTTCACGTAGTCGGCGTGGCCAGGCATGTCGACGTGCGCGTAGTGCCGGGACGCGGTCTCGTACTCGACGTGCGCGATGGTGATGGTGATCCCGCGGGCGGCCTCCTCCGGCGCCTTGTCGATCCCCTCGAACGCGACGTACCGGTTGGCCACCGGGTCCCGGTCGGCGAGAACCTTCGTGATCGCGGCGGTCAGGGTCGTCTTCCCGTGGTCGACGTGCCCCATCGTGCCGATGTTGAGGTGTGGCTTCGTACGCATGAACTGGCTCTTCGCCATGATCTTGTCTCAGTCCTCACTGGATGCGAGGCATCATCGATGTTCCACGACCCGTCGCCAGGCGGGCCGCGTCGGAACCCGGGCAGTCAGCAGCCACCCTTCCCCGGGGTTCCGCTGCCGGTGGGGAAGGGTCAGAATCGCGTATCAGCGCCGGAAAACACGCACACGGGAGCCGCCACTGGGGGCAGCTGCAGACCGGGCGTGAACATGACTGACACCGTAGTTCCCGTCTCCGGTTCAGGCGACCGAATTTCCCGGCAGGGCGAAGCGTTCGGCCAGGGCTGACATCTCGTCCCACTGTTCGGTGTGGTCCGCGGAGGTCACGTTGACCACCAGCCGGGTGACGCCTTCGGCTGCCAGGGACTCTGCCCGCTCCGGTGTGGTCGAGATCGACGCCCACCTGGTGTATTCCAGCGCGCCGGGGTCCCGCCCGGCCGCCGCGGCTTCGGCTCGGGCCAGGTCTAGCTGGGCGGCGCGTTCCGACGGGCTCAGCATGCCGCCGGGGAAGTATCCGTCGCCGCGTCGTCCGGCTCGGCGGGCGGCGGCCCGGCTGGATCCGCCGACGTGAATCGGCAGGGTGGACACGCCGTACGGTTGCGGGAAGCTGCACAGGTCGTCGAAGTCGAAGTGTTCGCCGTGGTAGCTGACCCCGTCGGCAGCGCCGGACCACAGCAGCCGGAGCACATCGATGGCCTCGTCGGCTCGCCGGCCGCGGGAGTGGTAGTCGACGCCGACGGCCCGTGCCTCGCCGGGCAGGCTGCCCACCCCGATGGTGAGCAGGCGCATCCGGCCCCGGGAGAGCACGTCGACGGTGGCGAGTCGTTTCGCCAGGACGACCGGGTGCTGGTACGGCAGCAGCAGTACGCCGGTGCCGAGCAGGATCCGGCTGGTCGCGGCGGCGACGAAACTGAGCGCGTCGAGCGGGTCGACCAGCGGCAGGTCGGTCGGCAGTTCCATGGTGCCGAGCATCGCGCCGCGGTACAGCACGACGTGTTCGGGCATGTACAGCGCTTCGAAGCCGCACGCTTCAGCGTGCTGCGCGAAGGTGAGCAGGTGTTCGGGGTCGACGCCCAGTGCGGCGGTGCTGTAACTGATCGCGAACTTCAAGACCGATCTCCATCGCCGGCGGGTGCTGGACGGTGGGCACGGTAGAGGTTGCCGCCGGTGTCAAGGCAACCGGCGGGGCTCGGCGAACGCCCGCGGGTTTGTCATCGCGGCGCCGTGACCGCCAGAAGGCCGTCGGCGAAAGTCCGGCGCCAGTTCACGTAATCGTGGGCGCCGGTGTATTCGGACCAGGTCACGTCGAAGCCACGGGCCCGGAGTGCGTCGCGCATGCGGCGGCTCACCTGGACCATGGTGGAGCCGCCGGGCAGCGGGCGGTCCTCCAGGATGCCGACGTCCAGGTAGAACCGGGTGCCGGCGGGCGGGACGGCGGTCACCCGGCGGGTGAGCCATTCCGGGTCCTCGCCGGGTGGGGCCCACCAGAAGCTGCCGGACTGGGAGATGGCGGCGCCGAACAGTTCGGGGAGTTCGAGGGCGCCCCAGACGGCGGCGAGGCCACCGCGGGACGCGCCGGCGATCAGGTTGCGGCCGCCGTCCAGGGGCGCGCCGAGGTGGGTGGCGGCCCACGGCATCAGTTCGCCGGACAGAAAGTCCCGCATCTCGGGGACGGCGGAGAGGTGGTCGTCGCGGGTGTCGTCCGGCAGGTGCACGAAGATCGTGGTCAGCGGCGGGATGCGGCCGGCGGCGGTCAGGTTCTCCAGGGTCTCCGGGATCCGCAACACCTTCTGGGCGTTGTAGGCGTCGAAGACGACGAGCACGGGCTGTCCGGTGCCGGGCCGATGGATGGTGAGGTGCCGGTCGCCACCGAAGGCCTCACTGTGCAGGATCTCCGGCTGCCCGGCGACGGACGAGGCGGCGACGCCGAGCCACGGCTCGGCGGGAGCGCCGGGCAGTTCCAGCAGGGACGCCCAGCCCTCCTGATCGGCCGGGTCGACGGGGTCGGCCGGGAAGTGCACACGCCGGGGGTTGCCGGGGTCGACGTGCCGGAGCCCGCTGCCGCCGCTGGTGGCGGGCGTGGCCGGGTCGTCGTCGTGGGCCAGGTAGTAGACGGTCCGCAGGTCGGCGGGCAGGACCCGGGCCAGGTACCAGATGTCCGTACCGGGTAGCCGGGTCAGCTCGTCCCACAGGCCCCAGCACAACCGGGTGCCGATGGCGTCGCCGCGCCACAGGAACGTGACCAGGCACTGGCCGTCGTCCCGGGGTTCGATGACGGGCAGGCCGGAGGCGGTGATCTCGGTCCAGAGGCCGGGGTCGGCGGTGAGCCGGTCGATGATTCCCACCCGCGCGAGCGTTTCAGCGCCGCAGGTACATGTCAATACGTCGATGGATTGGTGAGGCACCGGACGGTGTCGATGACCCGGCCGGGCGGGATCGGGCCGGACCAGCCGGCCCGCACCTCGGCGAAGCGCACCACACCGGCCCGGTCGACGACGACCACCGACGCGAACGGCAGCACGGACCGGCCGGTGCCGAGGACCACGTCGGCACCGGGGTGGCCGAAGCCGATGTTGAGCGCGTCGATCAGCACGTGCCGCGGGTCGGAGGCGACCAGGTAGCCGAGTTCCTCGCGGTGCTTGACCGCGGCCAGCCGCTGGGAAGCTTGCGGGCTGACCGCGACCAGGTGAGCGCCGAGCCGGGGGAGCTCGGGCTGGAGGTGGGCCCGGTAGGAGCGGAGTGCGGCATCGCAGGCCGGCGATCCCGCATAGCGGACGAGGGCGAGGACGAGAGGTCCGGTGCCGAGCATCCGGTCGAGGTGGATCGGCCCGAGGTCACGGTACCCATTAAACCGGCAGGAGATGCAGGGTCTGGTGACCGGAGATCTACCGGGGGCCGACCAGGTCCCGGACGGATTGGCCGGAGTCGCCGAGCCAGCCGGCCAGGGACTCCAGCGGGGCGGACAGCGCCTGACCCGCGTGGTCGAGAGCCCCGGAGGCAGCGAGCGCCAGGGCCAGCCGCTCCAGGCAGCCGGTGATCCGCCGGCGGTCCGGGTCGGCTTCGAGCAGGGCGACCTCGGTCTCGCTGATCTCCTGGTGAGCCTTCGCGGCGGTGTCGTCAGGCAACGGCAGGACGTCCAGGACCCGGCGGATCCGCGCCAGCTCCGCCAGCAGGTGAGCGTGGGCCGGGGCGATGGTCGGAGCCGTCTGGTTCGTGGCGTTGAGCATTCGTTCTCCCTGACTGTCGCGGCATTGGGAACAGTATTTGCCGAGTCTAGGGACAAAACGCCTGGACGGTAAGGAAACACCGAGGAGAATCCCCGGCGGAGATCCGCCGGGGTTCCGAACACTGTGGACTTTAGAGGACGACGGAGAGCTGCGGCTGCTGAAGCTTGGCCATCCGACGGGTGAAGGTCTTCGTGGTGGTCCAGAGCTTGTAGACCAGCAGTGCCTCGAACGCCACCAGCAGGAGGCCGGACGCGACGGTCACCACCGCGATCTGGCCGGTGATCGGGCCGACGATGAACACGAACATCATGAACTCGATGCCGCTGAACAGGTGCGCGCGGATCCGGTGCCGCAGCAGGAAGTTGCGGACCCGTACGAAAGCGCTGAACTTCGTCTTGAAGTCCCCGTGCACGTCGATGCGGGCCGGAGCGACCGGCTGACCGATCTCGATCTCCTCGTCGCTCTCCTCGATGTACTCGACCGGCGTGGACCCGGTCACCTCCAGGATCCGCTCCTTCATGGTCAGCTTGACCTTCTGCATCTGCAGCGCGTTCAGGTAGCGGAACATGTCGAGAAAGATCACGAACGTGGCCAGCCAGAGATAGACGGTCTCCCCGGTGGCGTGCCACTGCCCGCCGAACATGGCCAGAGCGCAGGTCAGCACCCGGAGCCGGTCGAACACGTAGTCCAGCCACGTACCGAACAGCGATCCGGTCCCGTTCAGCCGGGCGATCTTGCCGTCCATGCAGTCCAGCACGAACGCCAGGTGATAGAGCAACGCCCCGAGGAGCAGCCCCGGATAGCTCGCCTGCCAGAACGCCGCCGCGGCGCCGAGTCCCAGTACGAAGGCACCGAAACTGAGCAGATTGGGGGTGACCCACTTCCATGGGGACACCAGCTGGACGAGGGGACCGGCGAGCGGATCCACCAGCCACACCGTCCACCAGGCATCCCGGCGCTTATAGGTGCGCTCACGAACCTCCGCGAGCGAGGGGCGCTGCGACATCGCAATGTCTCCTTGAGTAGGACAGCACGAGGGCGCTCACGTGAACACCACGTGTACGAGGGGGGTGGGCCTCGTGCTGGCCGCATGAAACCACGCTCCGTCAAGGGCATCACGACCTCAAACCTCCCGGCGGGTGAACACCGCGCCCGCGACCAGGACGATCATGCTGGTACAGGCCCAGACGGGCACTTCGAGGACGATTTCCGGCAGGTGCGGGCGGACCACCGGAAGACCGATTTCGTACGCGGTGAGAAGCGCCCCCGTGGCGCCCACCGGATGCCGCAGAATCGTTCCCACCCCGGCCGCCAGGAGCACGTCGAGCACCAGCCGCCCGCTCCCCGCCGGCTCCCCGGCGAGAACCGCCGCCACCAGTACCGCGGGCGCGGCCGTCACCGCCAGGGCGGCGAACTTCGCCACCGCCAGCAGGGGCCGCCGGGGCACCGCCAGCAGACTCGCCCGGATCTGGCCGCCGCCCTGGTACTCCTGCCCGGCCGCCAGCACCCCCAGCACCAGGAAGCCCACCTGGCTGTAGACCAGCACCCCGCCCGGCGGCCCGGCGAGCCGCAACAGACCGGTGGCCGCCCAGGTCAGCATCACGGTGAGAGCCAGCGACGGCAGCGTGACCAGCTTGATCACCTCCGCGACGACGGCCCGGATCACGCCTGCCGCCTCTGCGACACCCGGACGGCCAGCGCGAGCAGCCCCGCCACCCAGGCGAGCATCACCAGCCCGGCGGTGACCGGGTGGATCCGGACGTCCCCGAACTCGGACAGGTACATGTGCTTGCCCACGATGTCCGGCAGGTAGGCGCCGAGCGGCGTCACCTTCATCAGCAGCCACGACACCGACACCACCGAGGCGTTCACGATCAGCAGGGTGAGCGTGACGATGCCGTTGCGGAAGATCAGGGTCAGCGCGTACGACAGCAGGCCCAGCAGCATCCAGTCGAGCACCGCCGCGGCCACCCGCAGGGGTTCCGCCACCGGATGGAACCCGCCGTGTTCGGCCTCGACCAGCAGCAGCGTCACCACCGCCGTGATCGTGCCCTGCACCGCCACGACCAGGGTCAGCGCGATCCCTTTGGCGGCGATCAGCCGGGGCCGCCGGGGCGCGGCCAGCAGGGTGGTGATCAGCTGCCGGCCGTCCGGCGAGTCCTCCCCAGTCGGCGTGTACTCGCTGCTCACCACGACCACGCCGAGGATGACGGCGCCGAGCATCCCGATCTGGATGCTGTTGTACGCCAGGTCGGCGGTGGACCCGTAGCTCCCGTCCTCGATCGCCGCCTGGACCGGCCCGGCGTTCAGCAGGGTCAGCAGCGGGGCGACCAGGGTACCCAGCGCGAGGCCCACCCAGGCGGTCGGCAGCCCGAGCAGTTTCAGCAGCTCGGCCCGGATCAGGTTCACCACGACGAGCCCTCCCCCGCGGTGTACGCGAGGAAGGCGTCCTCCAGCGTGGGGTGCCTGGCGACCACCTCGGCGAGGGTGCCGCCGGCGACCACCCGGCCGCCGTCGATGATCACCACGTCGTCGGCGGTCTCGGCCAGTTCGCCCATCAGGTGGCTGGAGAGCAGCACGGTCCGGCCCTGCGCCGCGCTGTCCCGCAGGAACGTGCGCATCCAGCGGATACCGGCCGGGTCGAGGCCGTTGATCGGCTCGTCCAGGATGAGCACCCGCGGGTCGCCGAGCAGGGCGGTGGCCAGGCCGAGCCGGCGGCTCATGCCGAGCGAGAACTTCCCGGCCCGTCTACCGGCGTCGGCGGTCAGCCCGACGATCTCCAGCACCTGGTCGACCCGGGCCCGGGACAGGCCGTTGCTGGCGGCCACCCAGCGCAGGTGGGCACGCGCCGTCCGGGACCGGTGGGCGCCACTGCCGTCGAGCAGCGCCCCGGCCACGATGAGCGGGCGGTCCCAGGCGGCGTAGGGCCGGCCGTCGATCAGGGCGGTGCCGACCTGGGGGCGGTCCAGGCCGAGCAGCAGCCGCAGGGTGGAGGTCTTGCCCGCCCCGTTGGGCCCGAGGAAGCCGGTGACCCGGCCGGGCCGGGCGCTGAAGGTCACCTCGTGCAGGATCCGGGTCCTACCCCGGACCCTGGTGAGGCCGTCGATCGAGATCATGCGAGCAGTCAACCGGCGGCTCCGGCCGGGCACATCGGACCACGATCCGATCTGGGCGGGACGTCTAGGACCCAGGTCTGAGAACTACAGTCGGGGCGTGCGAGAGCTTCCCCGGCCGGCCTGGCGCAACCGCGCGGTCCCGTTGATCGCCCTGGTCGCGGTGGTGTTGATGCTGGCCATGTGCACGGTCGGCGTCCAGGGCCCGGTGGCCCGGTTCGTTCCGGTGGTGATCGGCGGGGGCGCGGCCGCGGCGGCGGTCTGGGCGGTGCGCCGGTGGCGGTCCGACCGGGCGGCGTACGAGCGGCGCCTCACCGAGTGGGCGGCCACCGAGGCGGTGCTCGCCGAGCGGCTGCGGATCGCCCGGGACCTGCATGATCTGGTCTCGCACGGACTGGGCCTGATCACCGTGCGGGCGGCGGCCACCCGGCACCTGGAGCAGTCGGCACAGATCCGGTCGGCGCTCGGCGACATCGAGGAGACCAGCCGGGACGCGACCGCCGAGTTGCGCCGGATGCTGACCGTGCTGCGCGAGCCGGAGGTGGTGCCGCGAGCCCCGGCGGACAGTCTCGCCACCCTGCCGGAGATCGTCCGGGCCGCGGGCACGGCCGGGTTGCGCCCGAGCCTGGCCGCCGGCGAGCTGGGTGAGGTGTCACCGGGGGTGCAGGTGGCGATCTGCCGGACGGTCCGGGAAGGGCTGGCCAATGTGGCCCGGCACGCCGGTCCGGCGCAGGTGGCGGTGCGGGTGCGCCGGGACGGCCGGCACGTGGTGGTGACGGTGGCCGACGGCGGCCCGGCACAGGGGTGGCGGCCCGTTCCGGGTGCCGGGCACGGGCTGGCCGGATTGCGGGAACGGGTCGGCTCCCTGGACGGCAGCCTGGTCGCCGAACCGGTGGACGGCGGATTCCATCTGACGGCACGGATCCCGGACGGGGTTCGTACCGGATGAGGGTCTTGATCGTCGATGATCAGTCACTGCTGCGGCAGAGCCTCGCGGTGATCCTGGACCAGCAACCGGACCTGACCGTGGTGGGGCAGGCCGGGGACGGCGCCGAGGCGGTGCCGCTGGCCCGGGCGACCCGGCCGGACGTGGTGCTGATGGACGTGCGGATGCCCGGGGTGGACGGTCTGGAGGCGACCCGGCGGATCTGCGCGGACCCGGTGCTGGCCGGGACCCGGGTGCTGGTGCTCAGCATGTTCGAGCTGGACGAGTACGTCTACGAGGCGTTGCAGGCGGGCGCGTCCGGGTTCCTGCTGAAGGATGCCCGGCCGGAGGATCTGGTGGAGGCGGTGCGCCGGACCGGGCGCGGGGAGTCGCTGTTCGCGCCGTCGATCCTGACCCGGCTGATCGCGCACTATGTGGCCGCACCCCGGCCGGATCGTCCGGCCGGGGCGGTGCGGCGGCTCACCCCGCGTGAGGTCGAGGTGCTCGCGCTGATCGGAAACGGTCTCGCCAACGACGAGATCGCCGCCGCTCTGGTCATCGCGGTGAAGACGGTGAAGACCCACATCAC from Actinoplanes derwentensis includes these protein-coding regions:
- a CDS encoding TIGR03619 family F420-dependent LLM class oxidoreductase, yielding MKFAISYSTAALGVDPEHLLTFAQHAEACGFEALYMPEHVVLYRGAMLGTMELPTDLPLVDPLDALSFVAAATSRILLGTGVLLLPYQHPVVLAKRLATVDVLSRGRMRLLTIGVGSLPGEARAVGVDYHSRGRRADEAIDVLRLLWSGAADGVSYHGEHFDFDDLCSFPQPYGVSTLPIHVGGSSRAAARRAGRRGDGYFPGGMLSPSERAAQLDLARAEAAAAGRDPGALEYTRWASISTTPERAESLAAEGVTRLVVNVTSADHTEQWDEMSALAERFALPGNSVA
- a CDS encoding alpha/beta hydrolase-fold protein, whose protein sequence is MGIIDRLTADPGLWTEITASGLPVIEPRDDGQCLVTFLWRGDAIGTRLCWGLWDELTRLPGTDIWYLARVLPADLRTVYYLAHDDDPATPATSGGSGLRHVDPGNPRRVHFPADPVDPADQEGWASLLELPGAPAEPWLGVAASSVAGQPEILHSEAFGGDRHLTIHRPGTGQPVLVVFDAYNAQKVLRIPETLENLTAAGRIPPLTTIFVHLPDDTRDDHLSAVPEMRDFLSGELMPWAATHLGAPLDGGRNLIAGASRGGLAAVWGALELPELFGAAISQSGSFWWAPPGEDPEWLTRRVTAVPPAGTRFYLDVGILEDRPLPGGSTMVQVSRRMRDALRARGFDVTWSEYTGAHDYVNWRRTFADGLLAVTAPR
- a CDS encoding redoxin domain-containing protein, which translates into the protein MPPGLSTTRVRRCPPRWSPWPAGSATPANPSGTWSAPGRSPVTRPCISCRFNGYRDLGPIHLDRMLGTGPLVLALVRYAGSPACDAALRSYRAHLQPELPRLGAHLVAVSPQASQRLAAVKHREELGYLVASDPRHVLIDALNIGFGHPGADVVLGTGRSVLPFASVVVVDRAGVVRFAEVRAGWSGPIPPGRVIDTVRCLTNPSTY
- a CDS encoding CDP-alcohol phosphatidyltransferase family protein — encoded protein: MSQRPSLAEVRERTYKRRDAWWTVWLVDPLAGPLVQLVSPWKWVTPNLLSFGAFVLGLGAAAAFWQASYPGLLLGALLYHLAFVLDCMDGKIARLNGTGSLFGTWLDYVFDRLRVLTCALAMFGGQWHATGETVYLWLATFVIFLDMFRYLNALQMQKVKLTMKERILEVTGSTPVEYIEESDEEIEIGQPVAPARIDVHGDFKTKFSAFVRVRNFLLRHRIRAHLFSGIEFMMFVFIVGPITGQIAVVTVASGLLLVAFEALLVYKLWTTTKTFTRRMAKLQQPQLSVVL
- a CDS encoding ABC transporter permease; protein product: MVNLIRAELLKLLGLPTAWVGLALGTLVAPLLTLLNAGPVQAAIEDGSYGSTADLAYNSIQIGMLGAVILGVVVVSSEYTPTGEDSPDGRQLITTLLAAPRRPRLIAAKGIALTLVVAVQGTITAVVTLLLVEAEHGGFHPVAEPLRVAAAVLDWMLLGLLSYALTLIFRNGIVTLTLLIVNASVVSVSWLLMKVTPLGAYLPDIVGKHMYLSEFGDVRIHPVTAGLVMLAWVAGLLALAVRVSQRRQA
- a CDS encoding ABC transporter ATP-binding protein, whose translation is MISIDGLTRVRGRTRILHEVTFSARPGRVTGFLGPNGAGKTSTLRLLLGLDRPQVGTALIDGRPYAAWDRPLIVAGALLDGSGAHRSRTARAHLRWVAASNGLSRARVDQVLEIVGLTADAGRRAGKFSLGMSRRLGLATALLGDPRVLILDEPINGLDPAGIRWMRTFLRDSAAQGRTVLLSSHLMGELAETADDVVIIDGGRVVAGGTLAEVVARHPTLEDAFLAYTAGEGSSW
- a CDS encoding sensor histidine kinase: MRELPRPAWRNRAVPLIALVAVVLMLAMCTVGVQGPVARFVPVVIGGGAAAAAVWAVRRWRSDRAAYERRLTEWAATEAVLAERLRIARDLHDLVSHGLGLITVRAAATRHLEQSAQIRSALGDIEETSRDATAELRRMLTVLREPEVVPRAPADSLATLPEIVRAAGTAGLRPSLAAGELGEVSPGVQVAICRTVREGLANVARHAGPAQVAVRVRRDGRHVVVTVADGGPAQGWRPVPGAGHGLAGLRERVGSLDGSLVAEPVDGGFHLTARIPDGVRTG
- a CDS encoding response regulator translates to MRVLIVDDQSLLRQSLAVILDQQPDLTVVGQAGDGAEAVPLARATRPDVVLMDVRMPGVDGLEATRRICADPVLAGTRVLVLSMFELDEYVYEALQAGASGFLLKDARPEDLVEAVRRTGRGESLFAPSILTRLIAHYVAAPRPDRPAGAVRRLTPREVEVLALIGNGLANDEIAAALVIAVKTVKTHITHLLAKLHARDRAQLVIAAFNAGLVHPR